The following are from one region of the Fusarium verticillioides 7600 chromosome 1, whole genome shotgun sequence genome:
- a CDS encoding dihydrodipicolinate synthase: MAPQELTGILVALITPFKPDGTVDLPALDAHIQRQISAGVHGLVPGGSTGEFTALTLQERKDVLDQCVKSAAGRVPVVAGIGDLTTSGVVELAKHAAEVGAAATMIVPPFYDAPNLKQLREMFGEIYKESGLPIMYYNIPSASGVSLSPAEIAGLSDVGVKYLKDTSGNAPALTDLLFHHHNDITALNGWDTLTFYGLCAGAKGSVWGTTNVLPELSVQLWNAIAVDGDLKKGRELWSKIFPVCKFLEAHHYGAGIKTGMELQGWKTGGLRKPFALLEDDERAELAQFLKDAGVKLA; the protein is encoded by the coding sequence ATGGCCCCCCAAGAACTCACAGGCATCCTAGTCGCCCTCATAACCCCCTTCAAACCCGACGGCACAGTCGATCTCCCCGCCCTCGACGCCCACATCCAGCGTCAAATCTCCGCCGGCGTGCACGGCCTAGTCCCCGGCGGCAGCACCGGTGAATTCACTGCCCTCACCCTCCAAGAGCGCAAAGATGTCCTCGACCAATGCGTCAAGTCAGCAGCCGGTCGAGTCCCCGTCGTCGCTGGCATCGGCGACCTCACCACCTCTGGCGTCGTAGAGCTCGCTAAGCACGCTGCCGAGGTTGGAGCCGCTGCTACTATGATTGTGCCGCCTTTCTACGATGCGCCTAATCTGAAGCAGTTGAGGGAGATGTTTGGGGAGATTTACAAGGAGAGTGGTTTGCCGATTATGTACTACAATATCCCCAGTGCGAGCGGTGTTAGCTTGTCACCTGCGGAAATTGCTGGTCTTTCAGATGTTGGAGTCAAGTATCTTAAGGATACTTCTGGAAATGCACCCGCTCTTACAGACCTtctcttccaccaccacaacGACATCACCGCTCTCAACGGCTGGGACACACTGACTTTCTACGGTCTCTGCGCCGGAGCCAAGGGCTCAGTCTGGGGAACCACCAATGTTCTCCCCGAACTCTCAGTGCAGCTTTGGAACGCCATCGCTGTTGAtggagacttgaagaagggacGTGAGCTTTGGTCCAAGATCTTCCCTGTGTGCAAGTTTTTGGAGGCGCATCATTATGGTGCTGGCATCAAGACTGGCATGGAGTTGCAGGGCTGGAAGACGGGAGGTCTGCGAAAGCCGTTTGCTCTgctggaggatgatgagagggCTGAGCTTGCGCAGTTTCTGAAGGATGCTGGCGTTAAGTTGGCGTGA